In a genomic window of Acipenser ruthenus chromosome 41, fAciRut3.2 maternal haplotype, whole genome shotgun sequence:
- the LOC117433766 gene encoding tapasin-related protein-like: protein MVQSLLSEGFLPCGLMICLLGLHTGPSVGGVVSVYQPREVVTSLSGDTVTLSCNFSVPGAVADPSVKCAVQWSRAGVRRGPGLLDSDQAILNLRPPRLSLAFPEPSLAYGDASLVITNVGLEDAGIYYCSVTVFQRGTATANGTSLLVYAPPSTPKVFLKISPAPTQESWSLVCSTRGFHPAEINVSWIRESSPQSPVYNQPSERMDQTTVSNLVSESLVLYEESSQGWHLLSHLPVDPRTSSGDVYTCTVQHVSLRQPLTASFHWDEFEKIFPLQLIGCLNVVKIILLCGLALLFTVAGVHQCRP from the exons ATGGTACAAAGTCTGCTTTCAGAGGGCTTTCTTCCCTGTGGATTAATGATATGTCTGTTGGGATTACACACAG GCCCGTCGGTCGGAGGGGTAGTGTCAGTTTATCAGCCTCGGGAAGTGGTGACATCACTAAGTGGAGATACAGTGACTCTTTCCTGTAACTTCTCTGTGCCGGGTGCAGTGGCAGACCCCTCGGTGAAGTGTGCAGTGCAATGGTCCAGGGCTGGGGTCAGGAGAGGCCCAGGCCTTCTGGACTCAGACCAGGCCATCCTCAATCTCAGACCCCCTCGTCTCTCTCTCGCTTTCCCTGAGCCTTCACTTGCTTACGGGGACGCCTCATTGGTCATAACTAACGTTGGCCTGGAGGATGCTGGGATATActactgcagtgtgactgtgtttcagAGAGGAACTGCTACAGCGAATGGCACATCACTGTTGGTCTATG CCCCTCCCTCAACCCCGAAAGTTTTCCTCAAGATTTCTCCTGCACCCACTCAGGAGAGCTGGAGTCTGGTGTGCAGTACGAGAGGTTTCCATCCTGCTGAGATCAACGTGTCCTGGATCAGGGAGTCTAGCCCTCAGAGCCCGGTCTACAATCAACCCTCTGAGAGGATGGATCAAACCACAGTGAGCAACCTGGTCTCCGAGTCTTTGGTCCTGTACGAGGAGAGCAGTCAGGGCTGGCATCTCCTCAGTCACCTCCCAGTTGATCCCAGAACCAGCTCTGGAGATGTCTACACCTGCACTGTGCAGCATGTCTCTCTGAGACAGCCACTGACTGCAAGCTTCCACTGGG ATGAGTTTGAGAAAATATTTCCTCTGCAGCTGATCGGATGCTTAAACGTGGTCAAAATCATTCTTTTGTGTGGACTGGCCTTGCTGTTCACTGTGGCAG